The Acetivibrio cellulolyticus CD2 genome has a segment encoding these proteins:
- a CDS encoding sugar transferase yields MHKSNRLAYANIGQCILDIVFLVLSYVIAYLIASNLKVLHGIMEFIWVPIIYIPIWISIMLIMGMYNKTTFNYNDRIIRNVLFSTLISSMFLTFIMFFIKETLISRTMFVSFVITSVIMSITERLIYIFWVNKYRSSNAKNVVFAGVPDRALEYAYYVKKTSLKINVIGYISIHGSTPFKSKRALGYIDDLENILKANAVDEVIFTLPRGYAGEFGKYVRLCEEMGVTVKMIVDLYDLRIAKTYMSYIGTLPIIVFHSVSLNSFELAFKRLIDIVGALVGLTITGIASLFIVPAIKLSDPGPALFSQDRVGLNGRIFKIYKFRTMYADAEERKKELMKKNEVSGGLMFKMKSDPRITPIGKFLRKTSLDELPQFINVLKGDMSLVGTRPPTVDEVSHYKNYHRRRISFKPGLTGMWQVSGRSNITDFEKVVSLDTQYIDEWSLWLDIKIILKTILVVLKKGDAY; encoded by the coding sequence ATGCACAAATCAAACCGACTAGCCTATGCTAATATAGGCCAGTGTATACTCGACATAGTATTTTTAGTTTTATCGTATGTAATAGCTTACTTGATAGCTTCGAATTTAAAGGTACTGCATGGTATTATGGAATTTATATGGGTTCCTATTATTTATATACCTATTTGGATTTCTATTATGCTTATTATGGGAATGTATAATAAAACCACCTTTAACTACAATGACAGAATTATTCGAAATGTTCTTTTTTCAACATTGATCTCTAGTATGTTTCTAACGTTTATTATGTTCTTTATAAAAGAAACACTAATCAGCCGAACAATGTTTGTGAGTTTTGTAATAACAAGTGTCATAATGTCTATTACCGAGAGGTTAATATATATTTTTTGGGTTAATAAGTATCGAAGCAGCAATGCCAAAAATGTAGTTTTTGCAGGAGTTCCGGATAGAGCTTTAGAGTATGCATATTATGTAAAAAAAACAAGTTTGAAAATTAACGTTATTGGATATATCAGTATTCACGGAAGCACGCCGTTTAAAAGTAAAAGGGCATTGGGATATATTGATGATTTAGAAAATATTTTGAAAGCTAATGCTGTTGATGAAGTCATATTTACTCTACCTAGAGGATATGCCGGTGAATTTGGAAAGTATGTTCGTTTATGTGAGGAGATGGGAGTCACAGTTAAGATGATTGTTGACCTCTATGATTTAAGAATTGCGAAAACTTATATGTCATATATAGGCACATTACCAATTATTGTATTTCATTCTGTGAGCCTCAACAGTTTTGAGCTTGCTTTTAAGAGACTTATAGATATTGTGGGGGCTTTAGTAGGTCTTACTATTACTGGTATTGCTTCGCTTTTCATTGTTCCTGCGATAAAGCTTTCAGATCCGGGACCTGCCTTGTTTAGTCAGGATAGAGTTGGATTAAACGGAAGAATTTTTAAAATCTATAAATTCCGAACAATGTATGCTGATGCAGAAGAGCGTAAAAAAGAGCTTATGAAAAAAAATGAGGTAAGTGGAGGTTTGATGTTTAAAATGAAATCCGATCCAAGGATTACACCGATCGGAAAGTTTTTAAGGAAGACAAGCCTTGACGAATTACCTCAATTTATAAATGTTTTAAAGGGAGATATGAGCCTTGTTGGAACCCGTCCTCCAACGGTCGATGAAGTAAGCCATTATAAAAACTATCATAGGAGAAGAATAAGCTTTAAGCCTGGACTTACTGGTATGTGGCAGGTAAGCGGCAGAAGTAACATAACTGATTTTGAAAAGGTGGTAAGCTTGGATACTCAGTATATAGATGAGTGGTCCTTATGGCTCGATATCAAGATAATTCTCAAGACTATTTTGGTTGTACTAAAAAAAGGAGATGCCTATTAA
- a CDS encoding Coenzyme F420 hydrogenase/dehydrogenase, beta subunit C-terminal domain translates to MEKIMLFKDKTDCCGCGACMNICAKQAISMREDEYGFLYPVINETLCIRCGACKKVCGYQNVEESNTPLETFVGVTKKTDVMQSASGGIFASIATSVIEENGIVYGCSMELIDGVLSPIHIGVDNLVDLKKLQGSKYVQSFIGNSYSQVKQHLNSQRIVLFSGTPCQIAGLKAYLNKDYDNLLLIDIICHGVPNAKLFKDYIYSLEKKLKAKITEFNFRDKTYGWGYTGKAIYKTANGKVKEKLIYTGESSYCQLFLKSEICRESCYVCKYANSHRTGDVTIGDYWGVEKEHPVLLSSNGGSYDEKKGISCLIVNTEQGRRFIDRYASDMQLSVSKFECAARKNGQLKAPIRRSEKRYNLLELYREKGYDAVEMWFKKDKGFKLILIKIKNRLPYKMKIKSMLGR, encoded by the coding sequence ATGGAGAAAATAATGCTATTCAAAGATAAAACAGACTGCTGTGGATGCGGAGCTTGCATGAACATTTGTGCTAAGCAGGCAATTTCTATGCGGGAGGACGAATATGGCTTCCTATATCCGGTAATCAATGAAACTTTGTGTATACGTTGCGGAGCTTGCAAGAAGGTGTGTGGTTACCAGAATGTGGAGGAGAGCAATACGCCTCTGGAAACTTTTGTAGGAGTTACTAAGAAGACGGATGTAATGCAGTCTGCATCCGGTGGTATATTTGCAAGTATCGCAACTTCTGTGATTGAAGAAAACGGCATTGTCTATGGTTGCTCTATGGAACTGATTGATGGTGTACTTAGTCCTATACATATTGGAGTAGATAATCTCGTAGATTTGAAAAAGCTACAAGGCTCTAAATATGTACAGAGTTTTATCGGAAATTCCTATTCGCAAGTCAAGCAGCACCTGAACTCACAGCGGATTGTATTATTCTCTGGAACGCCTTGCCAGATTGCTGGATTGAAAGCTTATCTAAATAAGGATTATGATAATCTCTTATTGATTGATATTATTTGCCACGGAGTTCCAAACGCAAAGTTATTCAAAGACTATATATACTCACTGGAGAAGAAGCTGAAGGCGAAAATTACTGAGTTTAATTTTAGAGACAAGACATACGGTTGGGGTTATACTGGGAAAGCTATCTATAAAACTGCAAATGGTAAGGTAAAAGAAAAGCTCATATATACAGGTGAATCTTCCTATTGTCAGCTGTTTCTAAAATCAGAAATATGTCGAGAGAGTTGTTACGTTTGCAAGTATGCCAATAGCCATAGAACAGGAGATGTTACTATTGGTGATTATTGGGGAGTAGAAAAAGAACATCCTGTTTTGCTGAGCAGCAACGGCGGCAGTTATGATGAAAAGAAAGGAATTTCGTGCTTGATAGTCAATACAGAACAAGGAAGACGGTTTATTGATAGATATGCAAGTGATATGCAACTGTCAGTTTCAAAATTTGAATGTGCAGCAAGAAAAAATGGTCAGTTGAAAGCTCCAATCCGCAGAAGCGAGAAACGGTATAATTTATTGGAATTATATCGGGAAAAGGGATATGATGCGGTCGAAATGTGGTTTAAAAAAGATAAGGGCTTTAAATTGATTTTAATAAAAATAAAGAATAGACTGCCCTATAAAATGAAGATTAAGTCAATGCTGGGTAGATAA
- a CDS encoding acyltransferase produces the protein MIKGIKSLMKTFCLKLKFKNDITIKPTRGLCYKSEISVLNGEGKRGKIVLGKNFHVRDYTRIVAWGGEINIGDYTSINAHSACISLNKITIGNNCSIGPGVYIYDHDHAFNENGKIPGEFKSSEIKIGNNVWIAAGVIILRGSVIGNNVVIGAGCIVQGNIPDNMLVTSKRENNMIKLEKRN, from the coding sequence ATGATAAAGGGTATAAAGAGCTTAATGAAAACTTTTTGCTTAAAATTAAAATTTAAAAATGATATTACTATTAAACCTACAAGAGGCTTGTGCTATAAATCAGAAATATCGGTTTTAAATGGGGAAGGGAAACGTGGCAAGATTGTTTTGGGCAAAAACTTCCATGTCAGAGATTATACGCGTATTGTTGCATGGGGTGGTGAAATCAATATTGGTGATTACACTTCAATAAATGCACACTCTGCATGTATTAGTTTGAATAAAATTACTATTGGTAATAATTGTTCAATAGGGCCAGGTGTATATATTTATGATCATGACCATGCTTTCAATGAGAATGGAAAGATTCCTGGTGAATTCAAGTCGAGCGAAATTAAGATTGGGAACAACGTCTGGATTGCCGCTGGTGTTATTATTTTGCGAGGCAGTGTTATCGGAAACAATGTTGTTATTGGAGCGGGATGTATTGTTCAGGGAAATATTCCAGATAACATGCTAGTTACTTCGAAAAGGGAAAATAATATGATCAAACTTGAAAAACGTAACTGA